Proteins from a single region of Oncorhynchus keta strain PuntledgeMale-10-30-2019 chromosome 20, Oket_V2, whole genome shotgun sequence:
- the nkain1 gene encoding sodium/potassium-transporting ATPase subunit beta-1-interacting protein 1 produces the protein MGNCDGRCTLVAICSLQLMAALQRQVFDFLGYQWAPILANFLQIMAVILGIFGTVQFRSRYLILYAVWLVLWVGWNSFIICFYLEVGHLSQDRDFLMTFNTSLHRSWWMEHGPGCLVTPVLDSRIAPDDHHVITVSGCLLDYQYIEVLSSALQVLLALFGIVYACYVSKVFQDDEDSFDFIGGFDSYGYQPPQKTSHLQLQPLYTAG, from the exons ATGGCAGCACTACAGAGACAGGTGTTTGACTTCCTGGGCTACCAGTGGGCTCCTATCCTGGCCAACTTCCTCCAAATCATGGCCGTCATACTGGGGATCTTTGGAACCGTGCAGTTCAGATCCCGCTATCTCATACTG TATGCAGTGTGGTTGGTGCTGTGGGTGGGATGGAACTCCTTTATCATCTGTTTCTACCTGGAGGTGGGACACTTGTCTCAG gacaggGACTTCCTGATGACTTTCAATACGTCGCTGCATCGGTCATGGTGGATGGAGCATGGCCCTGGTTGCCTAGTAACACCAGTGTTGGACTCCCGCATTGCCCCTGATGACCACCATGTCATCACCGTCTCCGGCTGTCTCCTTGACTACCAGTACATTGAGGTGTTGAGCTCTGCACTACAGGTCTTACTGGCT CTCTTTGGCATTGTGTATGCCTGCTACGTGAGCAAAGTCTTCCAGGATGACGAGGATAGCT tTGATTTCATTGGTGGCTTTGACTCCTATGGTTACCAGCCTCCTCAGAAGACCTCCCACCTCCAACTGCAGCCCCTCTACAC TGCTGGGTAG